The proteins below are encoded in one region of Nitrospinota bacterium:
- a CDS encoding aminotransferase class I/II-fold pyridoxal phosphate-dependent enzyme, which translates to MTKPFTILNEIENEDGQPPHLKKNKIISLLKKKFDFENSHLRPPNSKDKGILAKCFGYFAPEQAKELGIYPYFKAIEEIDGCHVVIDGNPAISVSTNNYLGLAQDPRIVSAARDALEKFGIGCTGSRFLNGTFNLHKTLEKEISSFLNREDSIVMSTGFQANQGTIACLLGRKDVAFSDRENHASIYEGCGVAPGKTVRYQHNDMDHLEYYLKKYSDVEGKIIITDTIFSMSGDIANLPAIVKLAKDYGASVMVDEAHGLGVLGERGKGVTNYYNLEDEIDIYMGTFSKSLGSIGGFISAKSKITDFIRHKASAFIFTAALPPASVAGVTAGLDVMINEPERIDKLRENTAYIKRGFFDMGFQVNNNSIPIVPIKIGEEALTLYLNRLLFDEGVFAGVAVSPVVPPLNAMIRTSYTSSHDKKDLDKVLGSFRKLGAKLGIIQK; encoded by the coding sequence ATGACAAAACCTTTTACTATACTTAATGAAATTGAAAATGAAGATGGGCAACCCCCTCATTTAAAGAAGAATAAAATAATCTCCTTGTTGAAAAAGAAGTTTGATTTTGAAAATTCACACCTGCGTCCTCCAAATAGTAAAGATAAGGGAATTCTTGCAAAGTGTTTTGGTTATTTTGCGCCAGAGCAAGCAAAGGAATTAGGTATTTATCCATATTTCAAGGCAATTGAAGAAATTGATGGTTGCCATGTTGTCATTGACGGGAACCCTGCAATTTCTGTTTCTACAAATAATTATTTAGGGCTTGCACAGGACCCTCGTATAGTTTCTGCGGCTAGAGATGCTTTAGAGAAATTTGGCATTGGTTGCACGGGCAGCCGTTTTCTAAATGGAACTTTTAATCTACATAAGACTTTGGAAAAAGAAATCTCTTCTTTTTTGAATAGAGAAGATTCCATTGTCATGTCTACAGGGTTCCAGGCAAATCAGGGAACAATTGCTTGTCTGCTGGGTAGAAAGGATGTGGCGTTTTCTGACAGGGAAAATCATGCCAGTATTTATGAAGGGTGTGGTGTTGCTCCAGGGAAAACCGTCCGTTATCAGCATAATGATATGGATCATCTGGAATATTATTTGAAAAAGTATTCAGATGTTGAAGGCAAGATAATTATTACCGACACAATTTTCAGCATGAGTGGAGATATTGCCAATCTTCCGGCTATAGTGAAGCTTGCGAAAGATTACGGGGCTAGCGTAATGGTTGATGAGGCTCATGGCCTGGGTGTCCTGGGTGAAAGAGGGAAGGGCGTTACCAACTATTACAACCTGGAAGATGAAATCGATATTTATATGGGAACATTTTCCAAGAGCCTGGGTTCCATAGGTGGTTTTATTTCAGCAAAGTCCAAAATAACAGATTTTATTCGTCATAAGGCTTCGGCATTTATCTTTACCGCAGCCCTGCCTCCCGCATCAGTTGCCGGGGTCACTGCCGGGTTGGATGTAATGATCAATGAGCCTGAGAGGATAGATAAGTTAAGGGAAAATACGGCTTATATAAAAAGAGGGTTTTTTGATATGGGTTTCCAGGTGAACAACAATTCTATCCCTATTGTTCCAATAAAAATTGGAGAAGAGGCGCTAACACTTTATTTAAACCGCCTCCTTTTTGACGAAGGTGTATTTGCTGGTGTCGCTGTATCACCTGTTGTGCCACCTCTTAATGCAATGATTCGAACGAGCTATACCTCTAGCCATGATAAGAAAGATCTTGATAAAGTTCTCGGTTCCTTTAGAAAACTGGGGGCGAAGCTGGGTATCATTCAAAAATAA